The following are from one region of the Streptococcus sp. 1643 genome:
- the rnc gene encoding ribonuclease III, whose translation MKELQTVLKKRFAIEFADKNLLETAFTHTSYANEHRLLKISHNERLEFLGDAVLQLLISEYLYKKYPKKPEGDLSKLRAMIVREESLAGFARDCQFDQFIKLGKGEEKSGGRNRDTILGDAFEAFLGALLLDKDVARVKEFIYQVMIPKVEAGDFEMIKDYKTHLQELLQVNGDVDIRYQVTSETGPAHDKVFDVEVLVEGKSIGKGQGRSKKLAEQEAAKNAVEKGLDSCI comes from the coding sequence ATGAAAGAATTACAAACTGTACTTAAGAAGCGTTTTGCAATCGAATTCGCAGACAAAAACTTACTGGAGACTGCCTTTACTCATACGAGTTATGCCAATGAGCACCGCCTCTTAAAAATTTCACACAATGAGCGCTTGGAATTTTTAGGAGACGCTGTTCTGCAATTATTGATTTCAGAATATCTGTATAAAAAATATCCTAAGAAACCAGAGGGAGATTTGTCCAAACTCCGTGCTATGATTGTCCGTGAGGAGAGTTTGGCTGGTTTTGCGCGTGATTGCCAGTTTGATCAGTTTATCAAGCTAGGAAAAGGGGAAGAAAAGTCTGGTGGGCGCAATCGTGACACCATTCTTGGCGATGCCTTTGAAGCCTTTCTGGGAGCATTGCTTTTAGACAAGGATGTTGCTAGGGTAAAAGAGTTCATCTATCAAGTCATGATTCCCAAGGTTGAAGCAGGTGACTTTGAAATGATTAAGGATTACAAGACGCACCTGCAAGAGTTGCTCCAGGTTAATGGCGATGTGGATATTCGCTACCAGGTGACCTCTGAGACGGGGCCTGCCCATGATAAGGTTTTTGATGTAGAAGTTCTTGTTGAGGGCAAGAGTATCGGAAAAGGTCAAGGCCGTTCTAAAAAATTAGCAGAGCAAGAGGCCGCCAAAAATGCAGTTGAGAAAGGGCTGGATTCATGTATTTAA